From one Cereibacter sphaeroides 2.4.1 genomic stretch:
- a CDS encoding rhomboid family intramembrane serine protease, producing MSHSQNRRTGPLSSSTAGAPGYIWALVGSLALIELVLTAADAGWVGDPRWRTMALLLGAFWPPLLAPGAGELYPLQREAMFLTHAFLHANFLHMVMNGVILLSLGKVIGEKVGALRTYLLFGASAIAGGAAFGLISMSSGPMIGASGAAFGFLGIWNAWDFQRRKALGLSLRPILNMILGLAIANLALFVFLQGGLAWEAHLGGYLMGWAAAFTFARLR from the coding sequence ATGTCGCACTCCCAGAATCGCCGCACGGGCCCGCTTTCCTCTTCCACCGCCGGAGCCCCCGGCTACATCTGGGCTCTGGTCGGCAGTCTCGCCCTCATCGAGCTCGTGCTGACGGCTGCCGATGCCGGCTGGGTGGGCGATCCGCGCTGGCGGACGATGGCGCTGCTGCTCGGTGCCTTCTGGCCGCCGCTGCTGGCGCCCGGGGCGGGCGAGCTCTATCCGCTCCAGCGCGAGGCGATGTTCCTCACCCACGCCTTCCTCCATGCGAATTTCCTGCACATGGTGATGAACGGGGTGATCCTTTTGTCGCTCGGCAAGGTGATCGGCGAGAAGGTCGGCGCCCTGCGCACCTACCTGCTGTTCGGTGCCTCGGCCATCGCAGGCGGCGCGGCCTTCGGGCTGATCTCGATGTCGAGCGGGCCGATGATCGGCGCCTCGGGCGCGGCCTTCGGATTCCTCGGCATCTGGAACGCCTGGGATTTCCAGCGGCGGAAGGCGCTGGGGCTGTCGCTGCGGCCGATTCTCAACATGATCCTGGGTCTGGCCATAGCGAACCTCGCGCTCTTCGTCTTCCTGCAGGGCGGCCTCGCCTGGGAGGCGCATCTGGGCGGCTATCTCATGGGGTGGGCCGCGGCCTTCACCTTCGCCCGCCTGCGCTGA
- a CDS encoding low molecular weight protein-tyrosine-phosphatase: MSLLPSVLFVCLGNICRSPLAEAAFRAAADERGLRLTVDSAGLGGWHAGEAPDPRAQEVARANGIDISHYRARQVARKDFGLFDHVVALDLDNLVALRELRPQSARARLSLLLDHVPGREGQAVSDPYYSGPEGFLTTWSDVTAGADGLLTKILAPA, from the coding sequence ATGAGTCTTCTTCCCTCCGTCCTCTTCGTCTGCCTCGGCAACATCTGCCGCTCGCCGCTCGCCGAGGCCGCCTTCCGCGCCGCTGCGGACGAGCGCGGCCTCCGCCTCACCGTCGACAGCGCGGGCCTCGGCGGCTGGCATGCGGGCGAGGCGCCCGATCCGCGCGCGCAGGAGGTGGCGCGCGCGAACGGCATCGACATCAGCCATTACCGCGCCCGTCAGGTGGCAAGGAAGGATTTCGGCCTGTTCGATCATGTCGTGGCGCTCGACCTCGACAATCTGGTGGCGCTGCGCGAACTGCGCCCGCAGAGCGCCCGGGCGCGACTGTCGCTCCTGCTCGACCATGTGCCGGGGCGGGAGGGACAGGCCGTGTCGGATCCCTATTACAGCGGTCCCGAAGGGTTCCTCACCACCTGGTCGGATGTCACCGCCGGGGCGGACGGGCTGCTCACGAAGATCCTCGCCCCGGCCTGA
- a CDS encoding helix-turn-helix transcriptional regulator: protein MTKHWELSTPSDRRPAMVHLAAADAIAEVGEALQGRQTLAEALASLVRSVGAECGMIVRSRPDGTQQRVAVHDERRGEPVRPLVSAYAAGQFGAALDRARPGSLWLGSSAAGDGALADWQGARRMREFAVLMLAASSSGRDHVELHFRRALSAELLAAVEAVLPALAQAWARRQAGIVSRAISTHRTRANLTAGRPILSEANPAQLSRAEFRVCLLLSRGLSVEGVAAELRLARSTVRSHLRSIYSKTGTSALAELVFRLHEAGDPEPKAGTRQL, encoded by the coding sequence ATGACGAAACATTGGGAACTGAGCACCCCGTCCGACCGCCGTCCGGCGATGGTGCATCTGGCCGCTGCGGATGCGATTGCAGAGGTCGGCGAGGCGCTGCAGGGACGCCAGACGCTGGCCGAGGCTCTGGCCAGTCTGGTGCGGAGCGTGGGGGCGGAATGCGGCATGATCGTGCGGTCGCGGCCCGACGGGACACAACAACGTGTAGCCGTGCATGACGAACGTCGGGGCGAGCCTGTGCGGCCGCTGGTGTCGGCCTATGCCGCAGGCCAGTTCGGGGCGGCTCTGGATCGGGCACGGCCCGGCAGCCTCTGGCTCGGCTCGTCGGCCGCGGGCGACGGGGCGCTGGCCGACTGGCAGGGCGCGCGGCGGATGCGCGAATTTGCGGTCCTGATGCTGGCGGCAAGCTCCTCGGGGCGCGACCATGTCGAGCTGCATTTCCGGCGCGCGCTGTCGGCGGAGCTTCTGGCCGCGGTCGAGGCCGTGCTGCCCGCGCTGGCTCAGGCCTGGGCACGGCGTCAGGCGGGCATTGTGAGCCGCGCCATCTCCACCCACCGCACCCGCGCCAATCTCACGGCCGGCCGCCCGATCCTGAGCGAAGCCAATCCGGCCCAGCTCAGCCGCGCGGAATTCCGGGTCTGCCTGCTGCTCAGCCGCGGCCTCTCGGTCGAGGGCGTGGCGGCCGAACTGCGCCTCGCGCGGTCCACCGTGCGCTCGCATCTGCGCAGCATCTACTCCAAGACCGGCACCTCGGCTCTGGCCGAGCTCGTCTTCCGTTTGCACGAGGCGGGCGACCCGGAACCCAAGGCCGGCACCCGCCAGCTCTGA
- a CDS encoding lipopolysaccharide biosynthesis protein, protein MTADPSPFDPPEGALRATASRGAVATVISQGALMLTQIGSVVILSRLLSPEDFGLVAMCTPVIALLMMLQDFGLLAATVQKKGLKAEEVNFLFWINVALSFSLTILLLAASPLIALFYQEPRVGPLIAALSVTIALNGLGAQHGALLIRRMQYVRLGFIQVSGAVTSLAAAALWGWIHPSPWALFGGALVGTVVPTLGMWIGSRWRPGLPRRIEGWRPLLNFGAGVTGFNFANFFSMNVDKIAIGRAFGGEALGYYDRAFKLVLMPSNSIFNPLARVMVPALSRLQDEPDRYRSAYIRVAGLLLFLLLPMMACAAAFADVVIPLAFGQNWDGSVAIFTALGIAGLVQPLNNVAGWLFLSQGRSRDFFHSGLIHAGFAGVAVLAGLPFGLIGVVVAVAIAEYLKLPAIWALTCRSGPIRLGDMLRGVGPLVAAVHLVMGLLWVIKPYVPGPGFVALVQGGLLAYALTALLISLTASGRQTLREGWRLAGERLPLRRRLPADA, encoded by the coding sequence GTGACTGCCGATCCGAGCCCCTTCGATCCGCCGGAAGGCGCCCTCCGCGCGACGGCCAGCCGGGGGGCGGTGGCCACCGTGATCTCGCAGGGCGCGCTGATGCTCACGCAGATCGGATCGGTCGTGATCCTCTCGCGGCTTCTGTCGCCCGAGGATTTCGGCCTCGTCGCCATGTGCACGCCGGTGATCGCGCTTCTGATGATGCTGCAGGATTTCGGCCTGCTGGCAGCCACCGTCCAGAAGAAGGGGCTGAAGGCGGAAGAGGTCAATTTCCTCTTCTGGATCAACGTGGCGCTGAGCTTCTCGCTCACGATCCTGCTTCTGGCCGCCTCGCCCCTCATCGCGCTCTTCTATCAGGAGCCGCGGGTGGGGCCGTTGATCGCCGCGCTCTCCGTCACCATCGCCCTGAACGGCCTCGGCGCGCAGCACGGGGCCCTTCTGATCCGGCGGATGCAATATGTGCGGCTGGGTTTCATTCAGGTCTCGGGCGCCGTGACCTCGCTTGCCGCCGCAGCTCTCTGGGGCTGGATCCACCCGAGCCCCTGGGCGCTCTTCGGCGGGGCTCTGGTGGGCACCGTGGTGCCCACGCTCGGCATGTGGATCGGCTCGCGCTGGCGGCCGGGCCTGCCGCGGCGGATCGAGGGCTGGCGGCCGCTCCTCAACTTCGGGGCGGGCGTCACGGGCTTCAATTTCGCCAACTTCTTCTCGATGAACGTGGACAAGATCGCGATCGGCCGCGCCTTCGGGGGCGAGGCGCTGGGCTACTACGACCGCGCCTTCAAGCTGGTGCTGATGCCCTCGAACTCGATCTTCAATCCTCTGGCGCGGGTGATGGTGCCCGCCCTCTCGCGGCTTCAGGACGAACCCGACCGCTACCGCAGCGCCTATATCCGGGTGGCGGGGCTTCTGCTGTTCCTGCTGCTGCCGATGATGGCCTGCGCCGCGGCCTTCGCCGACGTGGTCATCCCGCTGGCCTTCGGCCAGAACTGGGACGGCAGCGTGGCCATCTTCACCGCACTCGGCATCGCGGGGCTGGTGCAGCCGCTGAACAATGTCGCGGGCTGGCTCTTCCTCAGCCAGGGACGCTCGCGCGACTTCTTCCATTCCGGCCTCATCCATGCGGGCTTCGCGGGCGTCGCGGTGCTGGCGGGCCTGCCCTTCGGCCTGATCGGCGTGGTGGTGGCCGTGGCGATCGCCGAATATCTCAAGCTGCCCGCGATCTGGGCGCTCACCTGCCGCAGCGGCCCGATCCGCCTCGGCGACATGCTGCGCGGCGTGGGGCCGCTGGTGGCGGCCGTCCATCTCGTGATGGGGCTCCTGTGGGTCATCAAGCCCTATGTCCCGGGCCCGGGCTTCGTCGCGCTGGTGCAGGGCGGCCTTCTGGCCTATGCGCTCACCGCCCTCCTGATCTCGCTCACCGCCTCGGGCCGCCAGACCCTGCGCGAGGGCTGGCGGCTTGCGGGCGAGCGGCTGCCTCTGCGCCGCCGCCTGCCCGCCGACGCCTGA